The Roseomonas haemaphysalidis genome segment GGCCAGGGCTTCATGGTGAAGGCCAGCACCGGCGTGAACAGCGCCAAGGAGCTGAACGGCGCCACCGTCTGCGTGCAGCCGGGCACCACCACCGAGCAGAACCTGACCGACTGGGCGCGCGCCAACAACATCCAGTTCACCCCCGTGGTGATCGAGCGGCTGGAGGAGCTTGTCGGCGCCTATGCCGCCGGCCGGTGCGATGCCTACACCACCGACGTTTCGGGCCTGGCCGCCACGCGCTCGGCGCAGCCCAACCCGGCCGAGCACAAGATCCTGCCGGAAGTGATCAGCAAGGAGCCGCTGGGCCCGTTCGTGCGCCAGGGCGACGCGCGCTTCGCCGACATCGTGCGCTGGACGCACTACGCGCTGCTGTCGGGCGAGGAGCTGGGCATCACGGCGGCCAACGTGGACAAGGCGGCGGCCGACGACGCGCGGCCCGAGGCGCAGCGCATGCTGGGCAAGAACGGCGGCCTCGGCCAGATGCTGGGCCTGGACAATGCCTGGGCGGCGCGCGTCATCAAGGCGGTGGGCAACTACGGCGAGATCTTTGCCCGCAACCTGGAGCCGATCGGCATCCAGCGCGGCCCCAACGCGCAGTGGACCAAGGGCGGCCTGCAGTACTCGCCCCCCTTCCGCTGATCTGACAGGCGGCGGCCGGGCCTGAGCCCGGCCGCCGCCGCCCTGCTCGCCAGGGCACCGGCCAACATGAGCAACGAGGCCCCGCCATGTCCGATACCGCCGCCGATCCCCGGCTGTTGCGCGCCCCGCCCAGGCAGGGCATCCGCCTGTCCTGGGCGGATGAGCGGTTCCGCGCCATCATCTGGCAGGTGCTGATCGTCGGCGCCGTCGTCGGCATCGTCTGGTGGCTGGTGCGCAACACCCAGCACAACCTGGAAGTGCGGCGCATCGCCACCGGCTTTGGCTTTCTGCAGCGCGAGGCAGGGCTGCCGATCGCCGAGTCCCTGGTCACCTACACCCCGGCCAGCACCTATGCCCGCGCGCTGCTGGTGGGCGTGCTGAACACCCTCAAGGTCGCGGTGGTCGGCATCGTGCTGGCCACCGTGCTGGGCACGCTGGTCGGCATCGCGCGGCTGAGCAAGAACTGGCTGCTGTCGCGCATCGCCGCCACCTACATCGAGGTGGTGCGCGACCTGCCGCTGCTGCTGCAGCTACTGTTCTGGTACACCATCATGCAGACCCTGCCGGCGCCCCGGCAGGCGCTGAACCCGGTCACCGGCGTGTTCCTGTCCAACCGCGGCCTGCGGCTGCCCTGGATCCAGTGGCAGGACGCGCACAGCTTCGCGCTGCTCGGCTTCGTCTT includes the following:
- a CDS encoding amino acid ABC transporter substrate-binding protein translates to MMTFTRLAGFRRHLRLIGGRGLIAAVLATAGALPALAQAPAAAPAAPSSNTLDAIRSRGTLVCGVNTGLAGFAQPDSRGVWTGFDVDYCKALAVAILNDASKVRYVPLTAQSRFTALQSGEIDVAARNTTVTLSRDTSLGFDFPAINFYDGQGFMVKASTGVNSAKELNGATVCVQPGTTTEQNLTDWARANNIQFTPVVIERLEELVGAYAAGRCDAYTTDVSGLAATRSAQPNPAEHKILPEVISKEPLGPFVRQGDARFADIVRWTHYALLSGEELGITAANVDKAAADDARPEAQRMLGKNGGLGQMLGLDNAWAARVIKAVGNYGEIFARNLEPIGIQRGPNAQWTKGGLQYSPPFR